One stretch of Chryseobacterium scophthalmum DNA includes these proteins:
- the ygiD gene encoding 4,5-DOPA-extradiol-dioxygenase yields the protein MNLNDLQNISSQFKNSQKMPILFLGHGSPMNAIEENQFVQGFRNVAKEIPKPNAILCISAHWFTRGTKVTAMDMPKTIHDFGGFPQALFDVQYPAPGNPELAHEVAEILNPIVEEDHNWGLDHGAWSVIKHMYPNADIPVIQLSIDHTKPPQYHFDLAKKLEKLREKGILIIGSGNIVHNLRLIDWKNIDTVGAGWDWAIEAREKTNNWLLDGNFQNLIDYQKQGISLQYAIPTPDHYLPLIYSLGLKNKSEDLVLFNDDLIGGSLSMTSVKIG from the coding sequence ATGAATCTCAACGATTTACAGAATATAAGCAGCCAGTTTAAAAATTCGCAGAAAATGCCGATTCTTTTTCTTGGTCATGGCTCTCCGATGAATGCCATTGAAGAAAATCAGTTTGTTCAGGGTTTTAGAAATGTGGCAAAAGAGATCCCAAAACCTAATGCGATTTTGTGTATTTCTGCACACTGGTTTACTCGCGGAACAAAAGTTACTGCAATGGATATGCCCAAAACGATTCACGATTTTGGTGGTTTTCCGCAAGCTTTGTTTGATGTGCAATATCCAGCTCCCGGAAATCCTGAATTAGCCCATGAAGTTGCTGAAATTTTGAATCCGATCGTTGAAGAAGATCACAATTGGGGACTCGATCATGGAGCTTGGTCGGTCATTAAACATATGTATCCGAATGCTGATATTCCCGTGATCCAATTGAGTATTGATCATACAAAGCCACCTCAATATCATTTTGATTTGGCTAAAAAATTAGAAAAATTAAGAGAAAAAGGCATCTTAATTATTGGCAGCGGAAATATTGTTCATAATCTAAGATTAATTGACTGGAAAAATATTGATACCGTTGGAGCGGGTTGGGACTGGGCAATTGAAGCTCGTGAAAAAACAAACAATTGGCTTCTCGACGGAAATTTTCAGAACCTTATCGATTATCAAAAGCAGGGAATTTCTCTGCAATACGCCATTCCTACACCCGATCATTATTTGCCGTTGATCTATTCTTTAGGTTTAAAAAATAAATCGGAAGATCTAGTTTTATTTAATGATGATTTAATTGGCGGTTCGCTAAGTATGACGAGCGTAAAAATCGGTTAA
- a CDS encoding YceI family protein, with translation MATKWNLDPAHSEITFKVKHMMISNIKGNFTNFNAEIEAEDDTFANAKTTATINVDSISTHNTDRDNHLKSAEFFNAEANPTITFESNALNNSVTGNLTVNGVTKPITLDVDFGGINVDPWGNTKAGFSFEGKINRKDFGLNWNAALEAGGVMVSEEVKIAGELQFVKQA, from the coding sequence ATGGCTACAAAATGGAATTTAGACCCAGCGCACAGTGAGATTACTTTTAAAGTAAAACACATGATGATTTCTAACATCAAAGGTAACTTTACTAATTTCAATGCAGAAATCGAAGCTGAAGACGATACTTTTGCCAATGCAAAAACTACCGCCACAATTAATGTAGACTCTATCTCTACTCATAATACAGACAGAGATAATCACCTGAAATCTGCAGAATTCTTTAACGCAGAAGCTAACCCAACGATTACTTTTGAGTCTAATGCTCTTAACAATTCTGTAACTGGAAATCTTACCGTAAACGGAGTTACAAAACCAATTACTTTGGATGTAGATTTCGGAGGTATCAACGTTGATCCTTGGGGAAATACAAAAGCTGGTTTTTCTTTTGAAGGAAAAATCAACAGAAAAGATTTCGGTCTTAACTGGAATGCAGCTCTTGAAGCAGGTGGTGTAATGGTAAGTGAAGAAGTGAAAATTGCAGGTGAATTGCAGTTTGTAAAACAAGCTTAA
- a CDS encoding AAA family ATPase: MTQNIEKLNKVLAFVKDTFVGKNDVVDLLGICLLARENAFLYGPPGTAKSAIVRTLANTVTDGKNFEYLLTRFTEPNEIFGPFDIRKLKEGELLTNTEGMMPEASMVFLDEIFNANSAILNSLLMALNEKIFKRGKETRKLPALMFVGASNVLPEDEALNALFDRFLIRINVDNVNPDLLQQVLLAGRKLENILETKTPEIFSDEIRELQNLCKNIDLKPIYEVYLNTIINLRNTGIAISDRRAVKLQNLIAASALICGRNEAILSDLWVLKHIWDTEEQIEILEGIINRTIEKDDHPKSHPQALQNKIPNPEEVMKDVKILIEKWNSGTLSFEEQNVIKDKLRYLQTRCDWIRYPEQKQYIQQEIESLWQKILQTV; this comes from the coding sequence ATGACTCAAAATATAGAAAAACTAAACAAAGTTCTCGCTTTTGTTAAAGACACTTTTGTCGGGAAAAATGACGTCGTAGATTTACTCGGAATCTGTTTGCTGGCAAGAGAAAATGCATTTTTGTATGGTCCTCCCGGAACCGCAAAATCTGCCATTGTAAGAACACTGGCAAATACGGTGACAGACGGTAAAAACTTCGAATATCTTTTAACCCGTTTCACAGAACCGAACGAAATTTTTGGTCCTTTTGATATCAGAAAATTAAAAGAAGGAGAATTGTTAACCAATACAGAAGGAATGATGCCTGAAGCGTCGATGGTTTTTCTGGATGAAATTTTCAATGCCAATTCGGCAATCCTAAATTCACTTTTGATGGCTTTAAATGAAAAGATTTTCAAAAGAGGAAAAGAAACAAGGAAGCTTCCTGCATTGATGTTTGTCGGTGCAAGTAACGTTCTTCCTGAGGATGAAGCTTTGAATGCGCTTTTCGATCGTTTTTTAATTAGAATTAATGTTGATAATGTAAATCCGGATCTTCTTCAACAAGTACTTTTAGCTGGTCGAAAACTCGAAAATATTCTGGAAACCAAAACTCCCGAAATCTTTTCAGATGAAATCCGAGAGCTTCAGAATTTGTGTAAAAATATAGACCTGAAACCCATTTATGAAGTTTATTTAAATACAATTATCAATCTTAGAAATACCGGGATTGCAATTTCCGATCGTAGAGCCGTGAAACTGCAAAATCTTATTGCTGCAAGTGCTTTAATTTGTGGACGAAACGAAGCGATTCTTTCAGATTTATGGGTGTTGAAACATATTTGGGATACCGAAGAGCAAATAGAAATTTTAGAAGGAATTATCAACAGAACGATTGAAAAAGACGACCACCCAAAATCTCATCCGCAAGCTTTGCAAAATAAAATCCCCAATCCTGAAGAGGTGATGAAAGATGTAAAGATCCTGATCGAAAAATGGAATAGCGGAACATTAAGTTTTGAGGAACAAAACGTGATAAAAGATAAATTAAGATATCTTCAAACGAGATGCGACTGGATCAGATACCCTGA